A genomic window from Amia ocellicauda isolate fAmiCal2 chromosome 15, fAmiCal2.hap1, whole genome shotgun sequence includes:
- the LOC136771867 gene encoding C-type mannose receptor 2, which translates to MEGKGWLVLLLTVLCPLGSCHFRQFYFINKTLNWTEAQMYCRDNYTDLASIDNAQELDQLLNVTHSPGTETAWIGLRRDCRENWQWSDGEELRFTHWKSHLPCAALNTEGSWENRSCQETNYFICETQEKQKTSKTYILVMQDQSFNAAQRHCREMCTELLRIEADQEYKDVKQAAQNHTVWIALFQDGWHWSDGNHSWYRNWQSGEPNNAGSSNCVEIYLQDTAGPERHRGRWNDAGCNGIKPFFCCNATVEEWSPEKYRFIQFHLSWEAARNYCRANHSDLVTVYNKEQQDRLLSLTNNTKETGAWIGLGPKSESASKGQTVGYSNWTQGHLCVTLDSEGQWEERYCGESNYFLCNTSDCLNITLIREYKTWPQAQKHCRENHTELLSVRSQSENDEIANMIASETVQGVKVWLGLYNKPWKWSAQGTAHFRNWAEGKPGGEECVGVMVNGTLRGQWTDANCTEERPFICHYDTRELILVNESKTWFDALTHCQSNQSELAEIRSFKEQRYAVEVASSSQDSQVWLGLRQSRIWGFWFWVSGETLTYGNWSGGEAPQDVQDKHCAALDTETGSWSDRDCEDKLRFICERE; encoded by the exons ATGGAGGGGAAGGGGTGGCTCGTCCTCCTGCTGACAG tgCTCTGTCCTCTTGGATCCTGCCACTTCAGACAATTCTACTTTATTAACAAGACCCTGAACTGGACTGAAGCCCAGATGTACTGCAGAGACAATTACACTGACCTGGCCTCCATTGACAATGCACAAGAACTAGACCAGCTCCTCAATGTCACACACAGTCCTGGCACAGAGACAGCCTGGATCGGGCTGCGCCGAGACTGCAGAGAGAACTGGCAGTGGTCTGACGGAGAAGAGCTGAGATTCACTCACTGGAAGAGTCACCTGCCCTGCGCTGCTCTCAACACAGAGGGAAGCTGGGAGAACAGAAGCTGCCAGGAGACAAACTACTTCATCTGTGAGACACAAG AGAAACAAAAGACCAGTAAGACGTACATCCTTGTGATGCAGGACCAGAGCTTCAATGCAGCTCAGAGACACTGCAGAGAGATGTGCACAGAGCTGCTCAGAATAGAGGCAGATCAGGAGTATAAAGATGTAAAGCAGGCAGCACAGAATCACACTGTGTGGATCGCTCTGTTCCAGGACGGCTGGCACTGGTCTGATGGGAATCACTCTTGGTATCGTAACTGGCAGAGTGGGGAGCCTAATAATGCAGGCAGTTCGAATTGTGTGGAGATATATTTACAGGATACagctggtcctgagagacacagaggcaGATGGAACGATGCTGGATGTAATGGCATTAAACCTTTCTTCTGCTGTAATG CTACCGTAGAGGAATGGTCACCTGAAAAGTACAGATTTATACAATTTCATTTGAGCTGGGAAGCGGCTCGGAATTACTGCAGAGCAAATCACTCAGACTTGGTCACAGTGTACAATAAAGAGCAGCAGGACCGGCTTCTATCACTgacaaataatactaaagaaACTGGAGCCTGGATTGGGCTGGGTCCCAAATCAGAGAGCGCCTCCAAAGGGCAGACTGTGGGCTACTCCAACTGGACACAAGGGCATCTGTGTGTGACCCTGGACTCAGAGGGACAATGGGAAGAGAGATACTGCGGGGAGAGCAACTACTTCTTGTGTAACACCTCAG ATTGCCTTAACATCACCCTGATTCGGGAATACAAGACCTGGCCTCAGGCACAGAAACACTGCAGAGAGAATCACACAGAGCTGCTCAGTGTGAGGAGCCAGAGTGAGAATGATGAGATCGCAAATATGATCGCAAGTGAGACAGTGCAGGGTGTCAAGGTGTGGCTGGGTCTGTACAACAAGCCGTGGAAGTGGTCAGCCCAGGGGACGGCTCACTTCAGGAACTGGGCGGAAGGGAAGCCAGGTGGAGAGGAGTGTGTGGGAGTGATGGTGAATGGGACACTGAGAGGACAATGGACCGATGCCAACTGCACTGAGGAAAGACCGTTCATATGTCACTATG ACACCAGAGAGCTGATTCTGGTCAATGAGTCAAAGACTTGGTTTGATGCCTTGACCCACTGCCAGTCTAACCAGTCTGAGCTGGCTGAAATCCGCTCCTTCAAAGAGCAGAGGTATGCTGTGGAAGTGGCCAGCAGTAGCCAGGACTCCCAGGTCTGGCTGGGCCTGAGACAGAGCCGGATCTGGGGATTCTGGTTCTGGGTGAGCGGAGAGACTCTGACCTATGGGAACTGGAGTGGTGGGGAGGCACCCCAAGACGTACAGGACAAGCACTGTGCTGCCCTGGATACAGAGACAGGCTCCTGGAGTGACCGAGACTGTGAGGACAAGCTCAGGTTCATCTGTGAGAGAG AGTGA